One window of Pieris napi chromosome 1, ilPieNapi1.2, whole genome shotgun sequence genomic DNA carries:
- the LOC125049575 gene encoding protein HEXIM1: MEVNNFAELKDGDSTRSLVLIEAPSIIAITKPKSDGNIKKKRRRGKTKRKIIKPYLKISWQERRKNEVRNNTKRNNRFRKIVLAKTQAPFNNNQFLMEIHKPEPENNIFRTPSARTRDSSFSIDSEDNNYFFPLPEDEEEYLTKEFSSVYEDAQCERLSNMSKNELIEEYLLLEAKYDTLVKRAERYKPKDYEEGKNVAVADKDLNSDSVNSINESDNSNTDNINIADKQALSDILQQLKEQEEQIRELQLANEQLKVQNEHLQQHNQTMSEDSESDSSSSSDSCSTSSSNSSPIHEPDVVTNDNLPNQVNGIEDSNIVENGHHHVNGFHSPTE; encoded by the coding sequence atggaaGTAAATAACTTTGCCGAATTAAAAGATGGCGATTCAACACGGTCTCTCGTGTTAATAGAAGCGCCATCTATAATAGCAATTACGAAGCCGAAGTCGGatggaaatattaaaaaaaagcgtCGTCGCGGCAAAACAAAgcgaaaaattattaaaccgTATCTAAAGATCTCTTGGCAAGAAAGAAGGAAGAATGAAGTGAGGAACAACACTAAAAGAAACAATCGATTTCGTAAAATCGTTTTAGCTAAAACTCAAGCGCCTTTTAACAACAATCAATTTTTGATGGAAATTCATAAACCTGAAccagaaaataatatctttaGGACACCATCAGCCAGAACTCGTGATTCAAGTTTCAGTATTGATTCtgaagataataattatttttttcctttacctGAGGATGAAGAAGAATATTTGACGAAAGAGTTTTCTAGTGTTTATGAAGACGCACAATGTGAACGTTTGTCTAACATGTCTAAAAATGAACTAATTGAAGAATATCTTCTATTGGAAGCAAAGTATGACACTCTTGTTAAAAGAGCGGAACGTTATAAACCAAAAGACTATGAAGAAGGCAAAAATGTAGCTGTTGCTGACAAAGATTTAAATTCTGATTCTGTGAATTCAATAAATGAAAGTGATAAttcaaatacagataatattaatatagcaGACAAACAGGCTTTGTCAGACATTTTGCAACAGCTTAAAGAACAGGAAGAGCAAATTAGGGAACTTCAACTAGCAAATGAGCAGTTGAAAGTTCAAAATGAACACTTACAACAACACAATCAAACAATGAGTGAAGATTCTGAAAGTGATAGTTCTTCCAGCTCGGACAGTTGCAGTACTTCAAGCAGTAACTCAAGTCCTATTCATGAACCAGATGTGGTTACTAATGATAATCTACCTAACCAAGTGAATGGAATCGAAGATTCTAACATTGTCGAGAATGGACACCACCATGTGAATGGTTTTCATTCACCAacagaataa